Genomic DNA from Deltaproteobacteria bacterium:
GGATCGAGGTCGCGTGCTTGGATCGGGCACAGTCTTGGACAGTGCCCGTCTCAGGTATCTCTTGAGTAAGTGCTCTGGTATCGACGTCCACAATGTCCACGCCTATGTCCTGGGCGAACATGGTGATAGTGAGTTCCCGGCTTGGTCCTTAACCAACATTGCCGGCATGTCCATCAATGAGTATTGCCCCATCTGTGCGAAATGTGGCGACTGGAAAGCCCAACGGGCTCGCATTGTTGATGAGGTGAGGAGTTCTGCCTACCACATTATTGATTACAAAGGAGCCACGTATTTCGCAATCGGACTGGCCCTCGTCCGAATTGTTGGAGCTGTTCTCCGAAACCAGAAGACCGTTCTGACGGTATCAACGCTCCTGACCGGTGAATACGGTATTGACGATGTATGTTTGAGCGTGCCTGCAGTGGTTTCCCAGGTAGGGGTTGAACGGATTGTGGAAGCCGAACTGTCAACGGAAGAACGCGAATCACTTTCCCGATGCGCCTTGATTCTGCGCGACACACTGGCAAAGCTACACTCGACGTAAATGCCGAAGCAACAGAGCTGGCAGCACAGCCGTCTAACAAACACGCAGCGCTTGGCTCCGGTGCGATTAGACGACGAACCTGCAGCTCATCTCGCGCCCGTTAGACATAAAGGAATTTTACATGATTGAAAAATTAAGAATTCGGCTTACTCAATTATTTGTCATAATATTAATGGTTACAATAGCTGTATCCAGTAGTGCCTGGGAAATCAAAGCGCCTTTATTCAGCACAATTTTATTTCTCGTAGGGGCTATTTTGGTTGGGATTGCTTCATTGGGCCGATTATGGTGCTCTTTGTATATAGCAGGCTACAAGACAGATAATCTGGTTACAGAAGGGCCATATTCCATGTCTAGAAATCCTCTCTATTTTTTTAGTCTGCTCGGGGCACTGGGTGTCGGCTTTGCTTCAGAGACTCTTCTAGCTCCAGTTATTATTTTGTCTGCTTTTACGATATACTATCCTTTGGTTATTAAAAGTGAGGAAGCCGAGCTTCAGAGGCTGCATCCGGAAAAGTTTTATACATATTTTGAGAACGTGCCGAAGTTTTTTCCGAGCTTATCGAAGTTGAAAGAACCTGAAAAATATATCGTAAAACCAGTAATCTTCAAAAAGCATATGTTTGAGGCTCTTTGGTTTATTTGGATTGTTGGTCTGCTGGAAATAATTGAGGAACTTCATGAACTGGATGTTTTGCCCACCATGTTCAAGATTTATTGATTTGTCTAAACAACACCATGCACACCGACCGGGCTAAAAAATTTAGCCCTGACTATGTAAGAAAACTGATCGAAAAGTATCCGAGTATCTACTTCGATCTTGCCTTCGGAGATGCTGGTTCTGTCTATCCAGAAAGTGGTGAGCACCCAAGCAAGGGTCTGGATGAAATCAGGCAGTGGCATTGAACAAGCTTGGATAGATCTCATCACTGATTATCCATATCGGTTTCTTGCCGCATTGGACGTCGCTGGCGATCGGGTGGATCACGTGAGTAAGAATACTCTAACGCTACGAGCATTTATAGATAATTTGCCGAAAGAAACACAAGAGGTGGTTGCATACAAGGCTGCTTGGAAATTGCTTTTTAGTGAATATATTTAATGTCTAATCGGGTAGCCGAGGGTTTTTCTTCCCCGGCCCCCACACCATACGCCGTCGCCGGAGGCTATGGCGAGACAAGTATATGCCGTTTGTGTTCGTCTGTGCCGCCGAAGCGTTTGCCTAGGTGCATCGGCTCATAGCTTTGCCCTCGGGGTTGCCGCTCCCTGCGGTTGCTCTCGCCGGTGGCTTCCCTTTAGCGCTTCACTCAAGTCCTTCGGACGGTCCCTCGCGGTTCCGCCCTCTTGAGCCCCCCATAGCTTTAATCGAAGGCGCTCTTGACGCGCCGTAGCCTTTGGCGAAGGTGGTTGCCGTCGGCCAGTATTTCTTTAATATCTCAAGACATTACAGGGTCACACACAGCGGACTTCCTGTCCGAGACGGACGGGTCGCCCCATAAGCCCTTCGGCCTTGAGCTCAGGGCCGAAAGGTTCACGCCCATGCCGGGCGTACACACCAGGATGGAGGTGACGGGAGACATTT
This window encodes:
- a CDS encoding L-lactate dehydrogenase codes for the protein MNSQVWGARKVVIVGAGAVGATFAYALAQSGISDEIILIDQNRDLAQGQVMDLAHGFPFFPPVEIRAGETDDFADAQVVVITAGAKQQPGESRLNLLQRNADIAESIVDDVVSRNSRAVIVVVSNPVDVLAQIALKRTEWDRGRVLGSGTVLDSARLRYLLSKCSGIDVHNVHAYVLGEHGDSEFPAWSLTNIAGMSINEYCPICAKCGDWKAQRARIVDEVRSSAYHIIDYKGATYFAIGLALVRIVGAVLRNQKTVLTVSTLLTGEYGIDDVCLSVPAVVSQVGVERIVEAELSTEERESLSRCALILRDTLAKLHST
- a CDS encoding isoprenylcysteine carboxylmethyltransferase family protein; amino-acid sequence: MIEKLRIRLTQLFVIILMVTIAVSSSAWEIKAPLFSTILFLVGAILVGIASLGRLWCSLYIAGYKTDNLVTEGPYSMSRNPLYFFSLLGALGVGFASETLLAPVIILSAFTIYYPLVIKSEEAELQRLHPEKFYTYFENVPKFFPSLSKLKEPEKYIVKPVIFKKHMFEALWFIWIVGLLEIIEELHELDVLPTMFKIY